AGTCCTTGGTCTCTCGTTCGTTTGACCCTTCGACAGGCTCAGGGCGAACGAGTCTTTTTTGTCATCTTGTCCCCTCATTTTGTCATCCTGAATGAAATGAAGGATCTAAGAGGATAGGAAGCATAGGCTATGAGGCACCCTCAGCAATAAAAAAGAGGCGTCGTCTAGGTGTGATTTGCTAATCGAACGGTACACTATTCGCTAACTCCTAGATTCTTCGATAAGCTCAGAATGACAAAAAGGGAGGAATTGAATGATACAAAAAGGGCGCTTAGAATTACCCCACTGTCTTTGCGAGGAATGAGTCTTTGGCGAGTGACGTGGCAATCTCCAAAGAATTTATTAGAGATTGCTTCGCCTTCCCTACAGGAATAGTCTCGCAAAGACAAGGGAGAATTGCTTCGCTGCGCTCGCAAAGACATGGAAAGTGTCCAGAATGACAATGGGGTCACCCCGTTCTTAATCCCTCTGATAAACCCTATCCGTAAACCCTTCTCATCTCCGCAGACAATCCCGCCAGCAGTTCCAGTGCCAACTCCGCCACCTCTTCCTTTAATATTGCCAATCCGCAACTGGGGGTAAGCAAACTATGCTCCGCTAACTGCTTAAAGGCGATACCTTTACGAGTAAAAGGAGCCATTGCCTCTTCCAAACGGTCCTTTAGGCTGGCAATCGTTTCCTTTTGAATACTTTCTTCATCGGTGGGGATTATGCCCCAAGCAATAGCGCCGTTTCGTTCCAAAAATGCCTTAACATCTTCGGGGTACAATGTTAAGCTTTCGGCGAAGTTGTATGTATCAAAATTAAGAATATCAATCCCCGTACTTAGCACCAGCGACCAATCGGTGTTTCCGCAGCAATGAATCCCTTTTAGCCCGCTGATTCCGTCCATAACTTCCTGCAAAAGGGCTATTATTCTTTCTTTGGGGAGTGAAAAGAAAGCCGAACCGTACGAAGTCATTGCCGGTTCATCTATAAAAATAATTGTGTTTTTGGAAATTTGCGACAGGCGTTTTTCCTGCCAGCTCGCTTTAAACCTTAATAATTTGGCAACTGCATCGGACAATATCTCGTCGTAAAGGATTGCTTTTCCGTTGCTGCCCTTGACACTTAATCCCCAGCTTAGAGGGCCGGTTACCTGCCCCTTAACGGCAAGCGGCGATAAACCGGGTTGATTTAAAAATTCATAAAATCCGGCGGCATATTCCTCTGTAATCGGAAATTTGTCGGTATCGTTTTCAATATAAGCCATATAAAGCTGTTCCAGTTCGCCGCTGTGGTCTTCCTTTTCATCCAATAGCAGGTCGCTGCCCAGTTCAATAATTCCCGGAAAACCGGCGCTAAATTGCACTGCCATTCCTTCTTTGGGCGAGCGGTTGGGTAATTGCGGCCAACAGGGTATATCTTTTAAAAAGCGCGCCACCAGAGAGCAGGCCTCTTTGGCATCTTTATGCGGCATGCTTCCAATCATAGTCGGTAAAAAGTTAAAGCCGGTATCTTTCATTTTGAACACTTTTCCTTGTAATTAATTCGTTTTATTGTACCATAAAGCGCTTCTTTGGCGTTTTGTGCTTACACCCGTTTTTGACTTGATTTATTAGGGATTGCTTCGCTGCGCTCGCAAAGACAAAGTAGTTATTCCAGCCGTTCATGGTGAGCCTGTCGAACCATAACGGCGGACGGTAATCTTTGGTTTCCCATTCGTTTGACCCTTCGACAGGCTCAGGGCGAACGGGTCTTTTTTGTCATCTTATCCCCTCATTTTGTCATCCTGAATGTAATGAAGGATCTAAGAGGATGAGAAATGTAGACTATGAGGCTGCCTCAGCAATTAAAGAAGAGGCATCGTCCTACTCTAAAATCCGCTATCGAACGGTGCACTATCCGTTAACCCCTAGATTCTTCGGCAAGCTCAGAATGACAAGTTATAAATGTCTTTGCAAGGAGCGAGCCCTTGGCGAGTGACGTGGCAATCTCCTGCGGATTTATCTATATGAGATTGCTTCGTCTTCCCTACGGGAATGGTCTCGCAAAGACAGGGAAGAATTGCTTCGCTGCGGTCGCAAAGGCAGTGTGTTTCTCAGCCGTTCGTGGTGAGCTTGTCGAACCATAACGGCGGACGGTTGGTAGTCTTTGGTTTCTCGTTCGTGGGACCCTTCGACAGGCTCAGGGCGAACGAGCCTTTTTTGTCATCTTGTCCCCTCATTTTGTCATCCTGAACGCAGTGAAGGATCTAAGAGGATGGGAAATGTAGGCTATTAGGCATCCTCGGCGACAGATAAGAGGCATCGTCCCACTCTAAAATCCGTTACCGAACGGTGCGCTATCCGCTAACCCTTAGATTCTTCGGCAAGCTCAGAATGACAAGTTATAAATGTCTTTGCGAGGAGCGAGCCCTTGGCGAGTGACGTGGCAATCCCCAAGGAATTTTATTTATATGAGATTGCTTCGCCTTCCCTACGGGAATGGTCTCGCAAAGACAAGGGAGAATTGCCTCGCTTTCTCTTATGGGAATGGGCTCAGGATGACAAAAAGGGGTAACGGAATGACACCGTTATTATTACCCTCTTTTAACTGCGCATGTTGCGTCGGAAAAAGAAGGTTCCGACAACAAAAACAGCAATTGTCCAGATAACCAAAAACAACAAGTCGCTGCCGATGGCCTCAATTCCGGCACCTCTGGTAATAATAGCGCGCGCGGCGCTGACGGCGTGCGAATAGGGGAACGAATCGGCGAAAATGCGAACGTATGAGGGTAAAAATTCAATCGAAAACCAAACCCCTGATATGATTGCCAGCGGCATCGAGAATAACCAACTTAACGCTTCACCCTGATTTTCCGATTTGGCAAGCGAGGCAATTACCATCCCGATACCGATACTGCATAAAGAAGTCAGCACAAAAATAACCAGTGCCAGCCAAATATTACCGATAATATCCATCCCGAATAACCACCCGAGAAGGATAAATACAAAAACCTGTATAATGGCGATAATTACCATACTTAGCGAGTAACCAACAATAAACTCCCACGGGCGGGTAGGGGTAGTCATCATTCTCTGTAAAAACCTTGTTCCCTTATCGCGAAGCATTATGCGCCCGGCGGTCGGAATCATTATCAGCAAACCGAAGACAATAATTCCCGGGGCGATAAAATCCATCTGTGTTATTTTGGATTCAATATTAATCGGGTTTGTTTTTACGGTAATCGGTATTTCTATGTTAGCATAAGAGCGCGCTACCGAGTTTATAATTGAAATTATATTTGATGCCGTCGATAAATCACTTTCATCGTAAATTAAATCGAGCTTTATTTCACCCGGTAGTTTTTGCCATATCAGCATCACTTCTTCGCCGAATCCTTCCGGAATAACAATATAGGACGAAATATTGCCGAGTTTTATGTTTGCCAATGCGTCGTCAGCGGATGCGTAGTTTTTTACGGTAAGCATATCTGCCGATTGTAGGGCATTATCGGTAAATCCTTTTGAGATTTCGCTTTGATCGTTATCGACAATGCCCACTCCGTAATTTACAGATATCTCACCCCCGAAAGCGAACCCGAAGAGGAGCATAAAAACCAACGGGAAGGCCAGTAAAAACAGAAGCGCCAGTGCATCGCGATAGGTTTCTTTAAGCGTTCTTTTAAAAATGGATAAAAAGCTCACTCCCTTAACTCCTTTCCGGTAATGTTAATAAAGACGTCGTCAAGGGTCGGTTCTTTAATATGTGCCGAGCGAATAATTGCCCCCGAATTGTGCAGGTAATCCACTATTTCTTTAAAATCGACTTGTTTATCGGTAATTGTCATTGTTCCGTTTGAGACCTGAACATCTTCGTATTTTTCTTGCAGTTGTGCAATTGTTTTTTGTGCCAAGTTCCAAGCTTTAACAACTATTGTGCGCGTGTCAATCATATCGGTTTTTAAATCAAGCGCGGTGCCGAGGGCAACAATTTTACCGCCGTCGATAATGCCGATGCGGTCGGCTAAGAAATCGGCCTCCTCAAGATAGTGGGTTGTAAGCAGAACAGTTTTCTCTTTTTTGAGACGGGCGATGTATTTCCAAACGACACGCCTGGATTGTGGGTCCAACCCGAGTGTCGGTTCATCCAGTATAATCAGCGGTGGGTCGTTAATCAGCGCCATAGCGATATTTAAACGGCGCTTCATCCCGCCGGAAAACCTTCTTACCTGATCATTAGCTCTGTCCTCAAGCCCCATTGTTTCAACCAGTTCGCGGGCCCTCTCTTTGACTTGTTTAGGAGGCAATCTGTGTAGGTTCCCGAACAGTTCCAGGTTTTCAATCGGGGTTAAGAAATCGGAAAGAGTGGTATCTTGAGGCGAGACACCGATAACGGATTTAACCTGGTAGGGGGATTTGTTAATATCATGTCCCATTACCAGCGCCGTCCCGCTTGAGGGCTTAAGCAGGCAACAGAGCATACTGATGGATGTGGTTTTGCCTGCCCCGTTGGGACCCAGAAAAGCGAACAACTCGCCTTTTTTAACATTAAGGTTAATATTATCAACCGCCACGACTTTCCCGAATATACGTGTTAGGTTGAAGGTTTGAATGGCAAAGGAATCATCCGGTTTTGCTTCGAATAAAGGAGTTTCCGTTATCATCTGTTTCCCTCTCGCAAATTACCGTTAGAATTATAGCATAACGGTATCGGCTTTTGGATATATTTTGAGGGATTTATTGCCAAGAAAGGAAAATTTAACCGGTTGTCTTTAGTTAAAATAAAACGGAGGGATAAATAACTCATTTATCCCTCCGTCGGTCGTTACGGAAAGCTTAGTTCAAAATATCAAAACGGATTGTCCAAGTTTTAGTTCCGGAATAGCGATTTTTCAAAACGTCCGGATAACCTGCAATCGGGTTATCTCCGGCATGCCATTCATCGTCTTGGAAATAATAATACGTTAAGAGTGAACTGACATCGGGGGAGAAAGTTGATTTAACTTTAATAATAAACTGGTCACCTTCCCTTGTAAAGGAAACCGTTCCTTCCAAATCCAGGTAATAATGCATCACAGTTTTAGCGTATTTTTTTTGCATTCCCGGGTCATCCGGATAAGCATCTTTGGCTATACCGTCAGCAACAATAGTGCAGCTGACGTTTGCCGTTCCTTTTTCGTTAATATTGCTCCATGTTCCTTCCATAACAAAATTGGTAACTTGAATTGTCCAGTTCATGCCTCCACTCTCTTTGTAAGTAGCGGATACGTAAGGAACATCAATATATATTTTCCCGCTTGAAGGGATTTTGATTGGAC
This Dehalococcoidales bacterium DNA region includes the following protein-coding sequences:
- a CDS encoding methionine synthase, encoding MKDTGFNFLPTMIGSMPHKDAKEACSLVARFLKDIPCWPQLPNRSPKEGMAVQFSAGFPGIIELGSDLLLDEKEDHSGELEQLYMAYIENDTDKFPITEEYAAGFYEFLNQPGLSPLAVKGQVTGPLSWGLSVKGSNGKAILYDEILSDAVAKLLRFKASWQEKRLSQISKNTIIFIDEPAMTSYGSAFFSLPKERIIALLQEVMDGISGLKGIHCCGNTDWSLVLSTGIDILNFDTYNFAESLTLYPEDVKAFLERNGAIAWGIIPTDEESIQKETIASLKDRLEEAMAPFTRKGIAFKQLAEHSLLTPSCGLAILKEEVAELALELLAGLSAEMRRVYG
- a CDS encoding ABC transporter permease, which produces MSFLSIFKRTLKETYRDALALLFLLAFPLVFMLLFGFAFGGEISVNYGVGIVDNDQSEISKGFTDNALQSADMLTVKNYASADDALANIKLGNISSYIVIPEGFGEEVMLIWQKLPGEIKLDLIYDESDLSTASNIISIINSVARSYANIEIPITVKTNPINIESKITQMDFIAPGIIVFGLLIMIPTAGRIMLRDKGTRFLQRMMTTPTRPWEFIVGYSLSMVIIAIIQVFVFILLGWLFGMDIIGNIWLALVIFVLTSLCSIGIGMVIASLAKSENQGEALSWLFSMPLAIISGVWFSIEFLPSYVRIFADSFPYSHAVSAARAIITRGAGIEAIGSDLLFLVIWTIAVFVVGTFFFRRNMRS
- a CDS encoding ABC transporter ATP-binding protein — translated: MITETPLFEAKPDDSFAIQTFNLTRIFGKVVAVDNINLNVKKGELFAFLGPNGAGKTTSISMLCCLLKPSSGTALVMGHDINKSPYQVKSVIGVSPQDTTLSDFLTPIENLELFGNLHRLPPKQVKERARELVETMGLEDRANDQVRRFSGGMKRRLNIAMALINDPPLIILDEPTLGLDPQSRRVVWKYIARLKKEKTVLLTTHYLEEADFLADRIGIIDGGKIVALGTALDLKTDMIDTRTIVVKAWNLAQKTIAQLQEKYEDVQVSNGTMTITDKQVDFKEIVDYLHNSGAIIRSAHIKEPTLDDVFINITGKELRE